The sequence below is a genomic window from Deinococcus seoulensis.
CTCCTGCAGGCGCGCGCGTCCCGGCAGGCCGGTCAGGATGTCCGTGAACGTCAGTTTCCGCAGCGCGGCCTGTTCGCCCGCCACCTGACTGCTCTGGGAGGCGTACCGCTGAAACACGGACGTGATCAGCAGAATCACGCCGGAAGTCAGCGTCAGTTGCAGCAGCGTCATCAGCACGACCGGCTGGAGCGGCCCCCCGGTCAGCAGCGGTTTGAGTGCCACGAACACCCCGCCCAGCAGCATGCTCAGCAGCAGGGCGTTCAGCGTCAACCGCGCCGCGCGGGACAGTTGCGTGATGATCCGCCACACCAGGATGGGCGAGAGCCAGACCATGCTCTCCATGAACTCCTGAAGCAGCACCTGCGGGTCGTTCACGACCACGCCCAGCAACGTCAGTTTCAGGGTCAGGAACACGGTACTGCCGGTCAGGACGATCAGGCTCAGCTGCTGGATGGTCAGGCGGCCCAGCAGCGTGCCCACCCAGCAGAACAGCACGACGAGGTTCAGGCCCAGGTACAGCGCCGGGTCGTACACCCGGTCCCACAGGTCATGCCGGGAGTAGGACTGCGCGCCGTACACCCCCAGCATGACCAGCGGCAACGCCAGCAACGCCGCCGTCCGCCACGCGAGTGGCTGTTCAGCGGCAGTCGGATGGTCGGCGGTGCTCATCCCAGTCAGTGTAGGAACCGTTTCCACACAGTTTTCATACCGGCCGTCCAGCTTCAGAACCCGGTCAGGCCACCGCCCCGGCACGCAACCCGGTTCACGCCGTCCAGCACGCTCCCGAACCTGCCTGCCGGATCACGGGCACGCCGGGAACGCGCCGGAACATGCGCCGGGCGTGCGGTATGCTGCGGGTCAGATGTTCAACCTGTTCAGCAAGAAGCCACCCGCCAACCCGAACGTGAAACAGGACGACGCGCAGACGTACCGCGTCCGCGTCCGCACCCGCCCGCACGCCGAGGTCGTCGAGTTCCGCTTCACGAAAGGCGCGCACATCGGCGTGGACGACGACGGCGGCTACCTGTACCGCAAACCCGTCGTCAGCCCCCAGCACTTCGACCGGGGCGAACTGATCGTCCGCTTCGACCGCAGCTACCGCGTCACCGCCACCGACGGCGAGAACGTCGACTTCATCCCCGTCAGCGACTGGGAATAGGAGCGGGAGAGGCGGGGAGCACTCCCCGCGCCCTCATACGGACTCCGATTGAATGGGCTGCAAAGCCCGCTGGGTCCGAGCGGATGCGAGAAGGAGAGAAACGGGTTCCGGACGTGGAGCTGGCAATCCGGTGAACTTCCGGATTGTCGGCGAAACAAACGGAATCCGTATCACCTCACCTCGTGAAAGGTCTCCTCGGTCACGCGGTCCGGGAACTTGCGGATGAAATCCACGGTGCTCAGCGCCTGCGTGCGGTGACACGCGATCGCCTGCAACTTGCGCACGATGAAGCGCGTCACGTCGTGGCGCACGTTCGGCGGCAGCCACTCGGCCCGCAGCGCCTCGTTCTCCGGCGGCACGTCGCTGGCGTAGTACCACAGGCGGGGCCGCTCGCCGTCCGGCAGGGCGTCCCAGGCGGCCTTCACGGCGCGGTGCGTGGTCACGTGGTCCGGGTGCCCGTTGCTGCCGTTCGGCGGGAAGGTCAGGACCACCTCGGGCCGCAGGCGCACCATCGCCTCGCGCGCCACCTCGGTCAGCGCCGAGAGCGGCTGGTCCTTCAGGTACTTGTCCGGGAAGCGGTGATGCTCGAACACGCTCCCGTTCGCCCGCGCTTCCTCGCCCGTCAGGCCGATCACGTCCAGGCAAGCCGCGAGTTCCACCTCACGCATCCGCGCCAGTTCCTCCGGCGTGTCGCACAGGCCCAGCGTGCGGCCCGCCTCACCGCGCGTCAGCGTGACCAGCCCGCAGGCCTCCCCGGCCTCCAGGTGGCCCATCAGCGTCCCGGACGCGCCGTACACCTCGTCGTCCGGGTGCGGCACGATCAGCAGCAGTTTCATGCGGACTCCGTCTGCTGCGTGAACAGATCGGAACACCACCGATCTGCCCACTCCGCGCCCGGCGCCCGCTCTTCTCCCACTCGCATCCGCTCGGATGGAATGGCCTGGACCAGCCATTCCACCGGAGTCCTGTTCAGTCCCTTGCTCATCCACCCAGCATAGGCCTGCCCGCCCGTCACCGCGTGGGGCACGCCGCCCACCGGGTGGGGTGGGCGTAGGCGTGCTGGCGGATGCATCTGCGGCCGCGCGGCCCGCATGATGGGCGCATGACCGACCCACAGCCCTTCACGCTCCGCGAGGTGCGCAAACCCGACGATTTCGCCGAGATCGCGGCCCTGCTGAGCGCCGCCGATCCCGAGTGGCCGGTCACGGCCGAGATGCTGGTCACCTGGGACGAGGCGCACGACCCGGCGCTGTACCGCCTTGAACTGCTGGCCGAGCAGGGCGGGCGGATCGTGGGCGTGGGGAACGTCGGGCACGACGATTTCGCGTTCGAGGAGTGGCGGTACTTCGGGGGGCTGACCGTTCACCCGGACGCGCGCGGGCAGGGGGTCGGGACGGCGCTGTACGACGCACTGATGGCGCGGCTGCGGGAGCGGGGCGCGCAGGACATCCGCTCCATGCTCAGCGATCAGGACCACGACGCGCCGGGCCGGGCGTTCCTGGCGGCGCGGGGCTTCACGAAGACCTGGGACCGCTTCGAGTCCCGCATTCACACGGACGAGGTGGACCTGAGCGCCTTCGACGACCTGATGAACGCCGTGGAGCAGGACGGCGTGCAGCTGCGGTCCATCGCGGAACTGGCGGGCGATCCGGAGCGGAACCGGCGCCTGTGGGAACTCGACTGGCGCCTGTTTCAGGACGTGCCGATGGGACAGACGCTCACCCGGCGACCCTTTGAGGCGTGGGTGAAGCAGGAACTGGACGACCCGACCTTCAGCCACGAGCTGTCCTTCGTCGCCGTGCGCCCCGACGTGAACGACCCGGAAACCGGCCCGTACGTGGGCTACAGCACCCTGATGAGCAACCCGGCAGGCTTCTTTGTCATCGGCATGACCGGCGTGCGCCGCGAGGACCGCGGGCGCGGCGTGGCGAAGGCCCTGAAGGTCGCCGCGATGCGCGCCCTGGCCGCCGCCGGGGGCGGTGAGATCCGCACCTTCAACGACCCGCCCAACAAGGCCATGCTGGGCATGAACCGCGCGCTGGGCTTCCGGCGCGGCCCGACCCGCAGCCGCTACGAACTGCACCTGGACCCCGTGACCGGCGAACGGCGCCCCGTGCCCGTGCCTTCGGAGCTGACGTGACCGCCCCGCGACCCTTCGCGCTGCGGCCCGCTGCGGACGCCGACCTGGGCGCCCTTGCGGACCTGCTGAGTGCCGTGAATCCCCGCCATCCGCAGACCGCCGAGTCGCTGGCGCACGACCTGCACTCGCTGCGGGCGCACCCGCTGGGGCTGCACGTCGCGCAGTGGGTGGCGCACATCCCGGACGGGACGCTGCTGGGCGCGGCGTCGGCGTTGCAGTTCGGCGGGATGTACCACCCGGACCGCTACCACGCCGAGGTGGCGGTGCATCCCGACGCGCGCGGCCAGGGAGTCGGCGCGGCGCTCGCGGCGCACGTCACCGCGCACCTGGAGGAGCGGGGCGCGCGTGAGGTGCTGGCCGGGGCGTACGAGGACGAACCGCTCAGCCTGCACTTCCTGACGGCGCGGGGGTTCCGGGAGGTCATGCGGTTCTTCGACAACGTGCTCGACATGGCCGACTTCGACGCGGACGCCTGGACGGACCGGGCGCCCCTGCCTGACGGGCTGCGAGCCGTGACCCTGGCCGACCTCAGCGCCGAACTGGGCGAGGACGCCGCCCGGCGCGCGTTCTACGCGGGCTGGCTGGCCGCGCGGGAGGACGTGCCCCGCACCGCCCCCGCGACCCCGGTCGCCTTCGAGGACTTCCTGACGCGCCTGGACCGCCCGGAACACCTGCCCCACGGGACGTTGCTGGCCGTCACCCCGGCGGGCGAGGTCGCGGCCCTGTCCGAACTGCACCGCGACCTGCACGACCCGCAGCGGCTGAACACCGGCCTGACCGGTACCACCCGCGCGTGGCGACGGCAGGGGCTGGCGCTGGCGCTGAAGGTCGCCGCGCTGCGCGTCGCGCGGGACCTGGGTGCCCGCGAGGTCTGGACCGGGAACGCCACCACCAACGCGCCCATGCTGACCCTGAACGACCGCCTGGGCTTCCGCCCGCGCGTCGCGTGGGTCGAGATGCAGCGCGGTCAGGTGGACGTATGATCACTGTCACGCCCATCGCCGAACACGAGTGGGACGCCGCCGCCGCCATCCTGACCGGCGCGAACCCGAACGACCCGCTGACCGGCGAGGACCTGCGCCGCCAGATGCGTGAACAGCAGGACTGGGGCTACGGCTGGGCCGTGCTCGTCGCCCACGACGCCACCGATGTGGTGGGCGTGGCCCTGTACTACCAGAATCCCGGCGCGTTCCACCCAGACCGCTACACGCTGGACCTCGCCGTCGCGCCGCACGCACAGAGTCGGGGCGCGGGCGCGGCCCTCTGGACGGCCCTGGACGCCGCCCTGCGCGCCCGGAACGCCGAATCCGCCCGCATCCTCGCCCGCGAGGACCACCCGGTCGCGCCCGGTTTCCTGACCCGCCGGGGCTTCAACGGCGACAAACGGTACTTCATGTCCGCCCTGCACGTCCCGGACTTCGACCCCGCCCCGTACGCCGCGCTGGAAGGCCGCCTGCACGACCAGGGCGTCCGCATCCGCAGCCTCGCCGAGTTACGTGCCGCAGGTACACCGGACCTCGCGCGGCGGCTGCACGCCCTGATGAGCGACGTGCGGCAGGACGTCCCGCGCGCCGAACCCGCCACGCCCCTGAGCCGAGAGGTGTTCGAGGACGCCATCCTCGGCGACCCCGGCCTGATCGAGGACGCGTACCTGATCGCCGAGGCAGACGGGCAGTGGATCGGTCAAACGGTCCTGTTCCGCAGCGACGCCAGCCCCGACCTCCTGACCGGCCTGACCGGCGTCACCCGCCCCTGGCGCGGGCAGGGGATCGCCACCGGCCTGAAACTCGCCGCGATCCGCGCCGCCCGCACCCTGGGCGCCACCACCATCCGCACCGACAACGCCAGCGACAACGCCCCCATGCTCGCCATCAACGACCGCCTGGGCTTCAAACGCGACCCCGCCAGCGTGTCGTACGTGATCCGCTTCGGGTGAAGGAGGGGAGTGGATTGTGGACAGTGGGTCGGCTTGACCTGAGCGGGTACGCCGCGCACACGCTGTTGACCATCCGCCATCCGCCATCCGCCATCCGCGTAAGCTGGGAATGTGCTGCTGAGTATCGACTGGGACGCCTTCTCGGGGACGCGTGAACTGGTGTTCGACGCGCCCATCTGGGGCACCCGCGACCGGGAGGAGGATCGCCTGGACGCCTGGACCGCGCGGGTCCGGAAGCGTGGCGGGGACGCCTGGACAGCGCTGGAAGCCGATTTCCCGCTGTACCCCGGCTGGGAGGCCCTGCGTGCGTACGCGTGCGTTCCGGCGTTCGTGACGCTCAGTCACGCGGACGCGTGGAGGTGGCTGGAACGGTACCCGGGCCTGGATGTCCTGAACATCGACTCGCACCATGACCTGGGCAGCCGCAGCGGCGACCCCGCGCGGGTGCGGCCCGGCAACTGGGCGGGGCTGGGGCTGGCGCGCGGCCTGATCCGCACCGTCACGACGCTGTACCCGGACTGGCACGCGGACCTGCCGGTCGCGGAGGGGCACGATCTGGACCGCACGCGCGGCGAGATCCGCGACCTGCTGCCGCCCGCGCTGCTGGACCGCGTGACCCTGACCCGGCAGGCCCGGCCCGGCGCGGCCCTGCCCGACCCGGCCCGCGTGACCAGCGTGCTGCTGGTGCAGTCCCCCGCCTGGACGAACCCCGCGCATGACACCGCGTTCAGTGAACTGGCCTGTACACTGAACGCTGCTCCCATCGTTCCGCCCCTGAACCGCTCCTGATACGGACTCAATCGGAGTCCGCATGATCCGTGTGTTTCGCTGACAATCCGCCCTCACACCGCCCCTGCCAGCTCCACGTCCGGAGGGGCGTTTTTCTCCTACCCGCATCCGCTCGGACCCGGTGGCCGTTGCAGTCCATTCAATCGGAGTCCGTATGAGTCACGCCTGGAGGCCCCGCGACCCTCCCTCCCCCCCCCGGCAGGTCAGTCGGCAGGCGCGGCAGGCAGCCACTACAATGGGCGCAGCACCGGGCGCCGGCATCACCACGCCCCGCCTCCGGGCAGTACAGGAGTTCCCGTGACCAGCATCCACACCGCAGACCAGACCGCGCCCGCCACCTTTCAACTGGGTGTGTTCGCCCTGATCCGCCACCAGGGCGCGTACCTGATCGTCCGGCCGCACGAGCCGCTGCTGCCCGGCGGGGATCACGGCCTGCCGGGCCTGCTGCTGGGCCTGAGCAGCGGCCAGAACCTCGTCGAGATGAACCTGCGCCGCGTGATCCGCGAACAGGTGAAACTGGTCGTCAGCGACCTGAAGCTCATCGGGTCGCACGCGTCGCGCGGACCGCAGGACAGCGGCGCGGACGCCCGCCTGAACATGATTTTCGGCACCGAGTACAGCGCGGGCATCCTGGCGCCCGACCCGGACCTGATCACGGCCGCCGACTGGATTCCGCAGCGTGAGCTGCTGGAAGCGGGCGCGTACCCCGAGTGGCTGGCCGCCGCCGTCCGCGAATTCGAAACCACCCAGGGTGCCGCCGCGCCCGCCGAACCTGCTCCGTCACGCCTTCGCTTCGGCCGCCGCCGCTGACCCGA
It includes:
- a CDS encoding PIG-L deacetylase family protein — encoded protein: MKLLLIVPHPDDEVYGASGTLMGHLEAGEACGLVTLTRGEAGRTLGLCDTPEELARMREVELAACLDVIGLTGEEARANGSVFEHHRFPDKYLKDQPLSALTEVAREAMVRLRPEVVLTFPPNGSNGHPDHVTTHRAVKAAWDALPDGERPRLWYYASDVPPENEALRAEWLPPNVRHDVTRFIVRKLQAIACHRTQALSTVDFIRKFPDRVTEETFHEVR
- a CDS encoding GNAT family N-acetyltransferase, whose amino-acid sequence is MTDPQPFTLREVRKPDDFAEIAALLSAADPEWPVTAEMLVTWDEAHDPALYRLELLAEQGGRIVGVGNVGHDDFAFEEWRYFGGLTVHPDARGQGVGTALYDALMARLRERGAQDIRSMLSDQDHDAPGRAFLAARGFTKTWDRFESRIHTDEVDLSAFDDLMNAVEQDGVQLRSIAELAGDPERNRRLWELDWRLFQDVPMGQTLTRRPFEAWVKQELDDPTFSHELSFVAVRPDVNDPETGPYVGYSTLMSNPAGFFVIGMTGVRREDRGRGVAKALKVAAMRALAAAGGGEIRTFNDPPNKAMLGMNRALGFRRGPTRSRYELHLDPVTGERRPVPVPSELT
- a CDS encoding GNAT family N-acetyltransferase — translated: MTAPRPFALRPAADADLGALADLLSAVNPRHPQTAESLAHDLHSLRAHPLGLHVAQWVAHIPDGTLLGAASALQFGGMYHPDRYHAEVAVHPDARGQGVGAALAAHVTAHLEERGAREVLAGAYEDEPLSLHFLTARGFREVMRFFDNVLDMADFDADAWTDRAPLPDGLRAVTLADLSAELGEDAARRAFYAGWLAAREDVPRTAPATPVAFEDFLTRLDRPEHLPHGTLLAVTPAGEVAALSELHRDLHDPQRLNTGLTGTTRAWRRQGLALALKVAALRVARDLGAREVWTGNATTNAPMLTLNDRLGFRPRVAWVEMQRGQVDV
- a CDS encoding GNAT family N-acetyltransferase, encoding MITVTPIAEHEWDAAAAILTGANPNDPLTGEDLRRQMREQQDWGYGWAVLVAHDATDVVGVALYYQNPGAFHPDRYTLDLAVAPHAQSRGAGAALWTALDAALRARNAESARILAREDHPVAPGFLTRRGFNGDKRYFMSALHVPDFDPAPYAALEGRLHDQGVRIRSLAELRAAGTPDLARRLHALMSDVRQDVPRAEPATPLSREVFEDAILGDPGLIEDAYLIAEADGQWIGQTVLFRSDASPDLLTGLTGVTRPWRGQGIATGLKLAAIRAARTLGATTIRTDNASDNAPMLAINDRLGFKRDPASVSYVIRFG
- a CDS encoding arginase is translated as MLLSIDWDAFSGTRELVFDAPIWGTRDREEDRLDAWTARVRKRGGDAWTALEADFPLYPGWEALRAYACVPAFVTLSHADAWRWLERYPGLDVLNIDSHHDLGSRSGDPARVRPGNWAGLGLARGLIRTVTTLYPDWHADLPVAEGHDLDRTRGEIRDLLPPALLDRVTLTRQARPGAALPDPARVTSVLLVQSPAWTNPAHDTAFSELACTLNAAPIVPPLNRS